From the Brassica napus cultivar Da-Ae chromosome A8, Da-Ae, whole genome shotgun sequence genome, one window contains:
- the LOC125577193 gene encoding B-box zinc finger protein 24-like isoform X1 — translation MKIQCDVCEKAPATVICCADEAALCPRCDVEIHAANKLASKHQRLHLNALATKFPRCDICQEKAAFIFCVEDRALLCRDCDESIHVANTRSANHQRLLATGIKVALSSTSCSKNHSDPSNNQQKAKEIPAKTLNQQQPSSATPLPWAVDDFFHFSDPECTDKQKGQLGLGELEWFSDMGFFGDQISQESLPAAEVPELSVSHLGHVHSYRPMKSNVSYKKPRLEFRDDEEEEHFIVPDLG, via the exons atgaagataCAGTGTGATGTGTGTGAGAAAGCTCCAGCGACTGTGATATGTTGTGCCGACGAAGCAGCTTTGTGCCCTAGATGTGACGTGGAGATTCACGCAGCTAACAAACTCGCAAGCAAGCACCAACGCCTTCATCTCAATGCTCTTGCCACCAAGTTCCCTCGTTGCGATATCTGCCAA GAGAAGGCAGCTTTCATTTTCTGTGTTGAGGATAGAGCTCTGCTTTGCAGGGACTGTGATGAATCCATCCACGTAGCTAACACTAGATCTGCTAATCACCAGAGGTTATTAGCCACTGGGATCAAAGTGGCTCTTAGCTCAACTAGTTGCAGCAAGAATCACTCTGACCcttccaacaaccaacagaaaGCTAAGGAGATTCcagctaaaaccctaaaccagcAACAACCTTCTTCTGCTACTCCTCTTCCGTGGGCTGTTGACGATTTCTTCCACTTCTCTGATCCTGAGTGTACCGATAAG caGAAAGGACAGCTTGGTCTTGGAGAGTTAGAGTGGTTTTCAGACATGGGTTTCTTTGGTGATCAGATTAGTCAGGAGAGTCTTCCTGCAGCTGAAGTTCCTGAGCTTTCCGTTTCACATTTAGGTCATGTTCATTCATATAGGCCCATGAAGTCCAATGTTTCATACAAGAAGCCAAGGTTGGAGTTCAGagatgatgaggaggaggagcacTTCATTGTCCCTGATCTAGGCTAA
- the LOC125577193 gene encoding B-box zinc finger protein 24-like isoform X2, producing MKIQCDVCEKAPATVICCADEAALCPRCDVEIHAANKLASKHQRLHLNALATKFPRCDICQEKAAFIFCVEDRALLCRDCDESIHVANTRSANHQRLLATGIKVALSSTSCSKNHSDPSNNQQKAKEIPAKTLNQQQPSSATPLPWAVDDFFHFSDPECTDKKGQLGLGELEWFSDMGFFGDQISQESLPAAEVPELSVSHLGHVHSYRPMKSNVSYKKPRLEFRDDEEEEHFIVPDLG from the exons atgaagataCAGTGTGATGTGTGTGAGAAAGCTCCAGCGACTGTGATATGTTGTGCCGACGAAGCAGCTTTGTGCCCTAGATGTGACGTGGAGATTCACGCAGCTAACAAACTCGCAAGCAAGCACCAACGCCTTCATCTCAATGCTCTTGCCACCAAGTTCCCTCGTTGCGATATCTGCCAA GAGAAGGCAGCTTTCATTTTCTGTGTTGAGGATAGAGCTCTGCTTTGCAGGGACTGTGATGAATCCATCCACGTAGCTAACACTAGATCTGCTAATCACCAGAGGTTATTAGCCACTGGGATCAAAGTGGCTCTTAGCTCAACTAGTTGCAGCAAGAATCACTCTGACCcttccaacaaccaacagaaaGCTAAGGAGATTCcagctaaaaccctaaaccagcAACAACCTTCTTCTGCTACTCCTCTTCCGTGGGCTGTTGACGATTTCTTCCACTTCTCTGATCCTGAGTGTACCGATAAG AAAGGACAGCTTGGTCTTGGAGAGTTAGAGTGGTTTTCAGACATGGGTTTCTTTGGTGATCAGATTAGTCAGGAGAGTCTTCCTGCAGCTGAAGTTCCTGAGCTTTCCGTTTCACATTTAGGTCATGTTCATTCATATAGGCCCATGAAGTCCAATGTTTCATACAAGAAGCCAAGGTTGGAGTTCAGagatgatgaggaggaggagcacTTCATTGTCCCTGATCTAGGCTAA
- the LOC106365697 gene encoding probable fructokinase-2 gives MTSTREKGLIVSFGEMLIDFVPTESGVSLAESPGFLKAPGGAPANVAIAVTRLGGRSAFVGKLGGDEFGHMLAGILRENGVDDTGVSFDKGARTALAFVTLRSDGEREFMFYRNPSADMLLRPDELNLELIRSAKVFHYGSISLITEPCRSAHLKAMEVAKEAGALLSYDPNLREPLWPSPEEARKQIMSIWDKAEIIKVSDVELEFLTENKKIDDESAMSLWHPNLKLLLVTLGEDGCRYYTKKFHGAVQTFNVNAVDTTGAGDSFIGAFLSKIVDDQSVLEDEKKLRKVLRFANACGAITTTKKGAIPALPSDSESLSFIKDNQRRSNNPFKSKKLRFLYCSNCS, from the exons ATGACTTCCACCAGAGAGAAAGGTCTCATCGTGAGCTTCGGCGAGATGCTCATTGACTTCGTCCCCACCGAATCCGGCGTCTCCCTCGCTGAATCCCCAGGGTTTCTCAAAGCTCCCGGCGGTGCTCCGGCCAACGTCGCCATTGCAGTCACGCGTCTCGGAGGTCGCTCAGCCTTCGTTGGTAAGCTTGGTGGTGATGAGTTTGGCCACATGCTTGCAGGAATCTTGAGGGAGAACGGTGTTGATGATACGGGGGTCAGCTTCGACAAGGGAGCGAGAACCGCACTCGCTTTTGTCACCTTGCGTTCCGACGGAGAAAGAGAGTTTATGTTTTATCGGAACCCGAGCGCCGACATGCTTCTCCGACCAGACGAACTTAACCTCGAACTAATCAGATCT gCCAAAGTGTTTCACTATGGATCAATTAGTTTGATAACGGAGCCGTGTAGGTCAGCTCACTTGAAGGCAATGGAAGTGGCCAAAGAAGCTGGAGCTCTTCTTTCCTACGACCCTAACCTCAGGGAACCTCTTTGGCCATCTCCTGAAGAGGCTAGGAAACAGATCATGAGCATTTGGGACAAGGCCGAGATCATTAAGGTCAGCGATGTCGAGCTTGAGTTCCTTACCGAAAACAAAAAGATCGATGATGAGTCAGCCATGTCTCTATGGCATCCCAATTTGAAGCTTTTGCTTGTTACTCTGGGCGAAGATGGATGCCGTTACTACACTAAG AAATTCCATGGAGCTGTTCAAACTTTCAATGTGAACGCCGTGGATACAACCGGAGCTGGAGATTCCTTCATCGGCGCGTTTCTAAGCAAGATTGTTGATGATCAATCTGTACTCGAG GATGAAAAGAAACTGAGGAAAGTGCTGAGGTTTGCAAACGCTTGTGGAGCCATCACGACCACAAAGAAAGGAGCCATTCCAGCTCTTCCTTCAGACAGTGAATCTCTCAGCTTTATTAAAGACAACCAAAGACGTAGTAACAACCCTTTTAAGTCCAAAAAATTGCGCTTCTTATATTGTAGTAATTGCTCATGA
- the LOC106363936 gene encoding uncharacterized protein LOC106363936 isoform X2, translated as MGREKSPGLKILWVWTLGTAAILVASVVRTRMHDMESMMNQEQAPRQTHHLTAAPSDVTVLPDSDREIAKELK; from the exons ATGGGAAGAGAAAAGAGTCCTGGCTTGAAGATTCTATGGGTCTGGACTCTCGGCACTGCTGCTA TATTGGTGGCTAGTGTTGTACGCACAAGAATGCATGACATGGAGTCTATGATGAACCAGGAACAAGCACCCAGACAAACCCACCACTTAACTGCAGCTCCTTCGGATGTAACAGTTTTGCCTGACTCAGATCGAGAAATTGCCAAAGAACTCAAATGA
- the LOC106363936 gene encoding uncharacterized protein LOC106363936 isoform X1, whose protein sequence is MLRELHWVDIANSRFTHTQSFLILELTQLCLKMGREKSPGLKILWVWTLGTAAILVASVVRTRMHDMESMMNQEQAPRQTHHLTAAPSDVTVLPDSDREIAKELK, encoded by the exons ATGTTGAGGGAACTACATTGGGTCGATATCGCGAATAGTCGATTTACTCATACCCAATCATTTCTCATTTTGGAGCTCACGCAATTA TGCTTGAAAATGGGAAGAGAAAAGAGTCCTGGCTTGAAGATTCTATGGGTCTGGACTCTCGGCACTGCTGCTA TATTGGTGGCTAGTGTTGTACGCACAAGAATGCATGACATGGAGTCTATGATGAACCAGGAACAAGCACCCAGACAAACCCACCACTTAACTGCAGCTCCTTCGGATGTAACAGTTTTGCCTGACTCAGATCGAGAAATTGCCAAAGAACTCAAATGA
- the LOC125577194 gene encoding calmodulin-like protein 7: protein MDPTELKRVFQMFDKNGDGSITNKELSETLRTLGIYIPDKELTQMIEKIDVNGDGCVDIDEFKELYKTIMEGEEEEEEDMKEAFNVFDQNGDGFITVDELKAVLSSLGLKQGKTLDDCKKMIMQVDGDGDGRVNFKEFRQMMKGGGFSALG from the coding sequence ATGGACCCAACAGAGCTCAAACGCGTGTTCCAAATGTTCGACAAGAACGGTGACGGTTCCATCACGAACAAAGAGCTGAGCGAGACGCTGAGAACCCTCGGGATCTACATCCCCGACAAGGAGCTGACGCAAATGATCGAGAAGATAGACGTGAACGGCGACGGGTGCGTGGACATAGACGAGTTCAAGGAGCTTTACAAGACGATCATGGAaggggaagaggaagaagaagaggacatGAAGGAAGCGTTCAACGTGTTTGATCAGAACGGAGATGGGTTTATAACGGTGGATGAGTTGAAGGCGGTTTTGTCATCCTTGGGGCTCAAGCAAGGGAAGACGTTGGATGATTGTAAGAAGATGATTATGCAAGTGGATGGAGATGGTGATGGTAGAGTTAATTTCAAGGAGTTTAGACAAATGATGAAAGGTGGTGGTTTTAGCGCTTTGGgctaa
- the LOC125577192 gene encoding protein SEMI-ROLLED LEAF 2-like isoform X1: MGVMSRRVLPACGNICFFCCPSLRVRSRHPVKRYKQMLADIFPRNQDAEPNDRKIGKLCEYASRNPLRIPKINEYLEHKCYRELRNGNIGSVKVVLCIYKKLLSSCKEQMPLFSCSLLSIVPTLLEQTKDVEVQILGCFTLVDFITLQTENSHMFNLEGLIPKLCQLAQEMGDDERLLRLRSAAMQALAIMVSFIGEHSQLSMDLDMIISVILENYMDLEMGQEDTNELNPVTDYNLEKNMENSKSASYWSMVCLCNIAKLAKETTTVRRVLEPLLSAFDSGDYWSPQKSVASSVLLFLQSRLEESAGGNCHVLVSSLIKHLDHKNVTKQQGIQVNMVKVATCLVVHAKQGASGAMTAVIAELIKHLRKCLQNAAESDLSADETKQNSELQHALENCIAELSNKVGDAGPILDMLAVVLETISTNVLVARTTASAILRAAYIISVVPNVTYHKKVFPDALFHQLLLAMSHTDCETRVVAHNIFSVLLLGTLRLPWSDQHKETSDAVEESLNSDQYKDVNHTSLSSLKDVDGGIKSLCSLRLSSNQVNMLLSSLWIQATSTENTPANFEAMAGTYSTTTLFSLAKRSKHMALVWCFQLAFSLRNFSLNPNGGLQLSRRRSIFTFASYLLIFSAKISNIPELIPIVKESLTAQMVDPCLVLEGDIRLRAVCSGSETDDSDALNSSVIVTNDSRMKEIVINHFTSKFPTLSEEEQSNMRKEVNSDFCRDDAHPLVAPLFMDTAGSDSPLNQIELPAFEEVELPAIVAFEGISPGASGSQSGYTTTLSTNTNPVDVLSVNELLESVSETARQVASLPVSSLPVPYDQMMNQCEALMTGKQQKMSVLKSFKPEATKAITFPEDAEEEEVFLLKETEEANEDDQKALTVSQVQPQGQLASCSHGVEQNSFRLPPSSPYDEFLKAAGC; encoded by the exons atGGGGGTTATGTCGAGGCGGGTCTTGCCCGCCTGTGGTAACATCTGTTTCTTCTGTTGTCCTTCCTTGAGGGTTAGGTCTAGGCATCCCGTTAAACGCTACAAGCAAATGCTCGCCGATATTTTCCCTCGTAATCAG GATGCTGAGCCGAATGATAGAAAAATAGGCAAGCTTTGTGAGTATGCGTCAAGGAATCCTTTACGAATCCCAAAG ATCAATGAGTACCTTGAGCACAAATGCTACAGAGAATTGCGAAACGGGAACATCGGATCAGTTAAAGTCGTCTTATGCATTTACAAGAAATTGCTTTCATCATGTAAGGAGCAGAT GCCTTTATTTTCGTGTAGTTTGCTAAGCATTGTTCCCACTCTTTTGGAACAAACAAAAGATGTTGAAGTCCAGATCTTGGGTTGCTTTACCCTTGTTGACTTCATAACCTTACAG ACTGAGAACTCACACATGTTCAACTTAGAAGGTCTAATCCCAAAACTTTGTCAACTTGCTCAAGAAATGGGGGATGATGAAAGATTACTCCGATTACGTTCTGCAGCAATGCAGGCTTTGGCAATCATG GTATCTTTCATTGGTGAGCATTCACAACTATCAATGGACTTGGATATG ATTATTTCTGTGATTCTGGAGAATTATATGGATTTGGAGATGGGTCAAGAAGATACCAACGAACTTAATCCTGTGACTGACTATAACTTGGAAAAGAACAT GGAGAATTCGAAGAGCGCTTCATACTGGTCTATGGTTTGCCTCTGCAATATAGCCAAGTTAGCAAAGGAAACTACAACTGTTCGTCGTGTTCTGGAACCGCTTTTGAGTGCTTTCGACAGTGGTGATTACTGGTCTCCACAGAAGAGCGTCGCCTCTTCTGTTCTACTGTTTCTGCAGTCTCGTCTGGAAGAATCAG CAGGAGGGAACTGTCATGTGTTGGTATCTTCTTTGATCAAGCACTTGGATCATAAGAATGTGACGAAGCAACAAGGTATTCAAGTTAACATGGTTAAGGTAGCCACATGCCTTGTGGTGCATGCTAAGCAGGGAGCTTCAGGAGCGATGACTGCTGTAATAGCTGAGTTGATTAAGCATTTGCGGAAGTGCCTGCAAAATGCAGCTGAATCGGATCTCTCTGCTGATGAAACGAAGCAGAACTCTGAGCTTCAGCATGCGTTAGAAAATTGCATTGCGGAGCTCTCAAATAAG GTTGGGGATGCAGGGCCTATTCTTGATATGTTGGCGGTGGTTCTTGAGACGATATCCACTAATGTATTGGTTGCTAGGACCACAGCATCAGCTATTCTCCGTGCTGCATATATAATATCAGTGGTCCCAAATGTTACTTACCACAAGAAA GTGTTTCCAGATGCCTTGTTTCACCAACTGCTCCTTGCGATGTCACACACAGATTGTGAAACTAGAGTTGTGGCACACAATATATTCTCAGTTCTGCTTCTTGGAACTCTTCGTTTGCCTTGGTCAGACCAACATAAGGAAACCTCAGATGCTGTTGAGGAATCCTTAAACAGTGATCAGTATAAAGATGTAAACCACACATCCTTGAGTAGCTTAAAGGATGTAGATGGTGGTATTAAG TCGTTATGTTCACTCAGACTCAGTAGTAATCAAGTGAATATGCTCCTTTCATCCCTATGGATCCAAGCAACTTCTACCGAGAATACTCCTGCGAATTTTGAGGCTATGGCCGGCACGTATAGTACCACTACTTTGTTTTCACTAGCAAAG AGATCAAAGCACATGGCTCTGGTGTGGTGTTTTCAGCTAGCATTCTCTCTTCGAAATTTCTCATTGAATCCAAATG GAGGTTTGCAGCTGTCTCGTAGAAGATCAATCTTCACGTTTGCATCATATTTGCTCATTTTTAGTGCCAAGATCTCCAATATTCCTGAGCTAATTCCAATAGTCAAAGAATCTTTAACTGCACAAATG GTTGATCCTTGTCTTGTGCTGGAAGGAGATATCAGACTTCGTGCTGTATGTTCTGGATCTGAGACAGATGATAGTGATGCTCTCAACTCTTCAGTGATTGTCACAAATGATAGTCGCATGAAGGAAATCGTCATCAATCATTTTACATCGAAGTTTCCGACATTATCCGAG GAGGAGCAATCAAATATGAGAAAGGAAGTTAACTCAGATTTTTGCCGAGATGATGCACACCCTCTTGTTGCACCATTGTTCATGGATACAGCTGGATCTGATTCTCCTCTTAATCAAATAGAACTTCCAGCTTTTGAAGAG GTTGAGCTTCCAGCAATAGTAGCATTCGAAGGAATTTCTCCTGGGGCTAGTGGGAGTCAGTCTGGCTACACAACAACGTTGTCCACAAACACTAACCCTGTAGATGTTCTGAGTGTGAACGAGTTGTTAGAATCG GTGTCAGAAACTGCTCGGCAAGTTGCAAGTCTTCCTGTTTCCTCGCTTCCTGTACCTTATGACCAGATGATGAATCAGTGTGAAGCTCTTATGACGGGTAAGCAGCAAAAGATGTCGGTTCTTAAAAGTTTCAAACCCGAAGCAACCAAAGCTATAACATTCCCTGAAGACGCTGAAGAGGAGGAAGTCTTTCTTCTCAAggag ACAGAAGAAGCTAATGAAGATGATCAGAAGGCACTCACTGTGTCACAAGTCCAACCTCAAGGCCAGCTCGCATCCTGCTCACACGGAGTGGAACAAAATTCGTTTCGGCTACCTCCTTCAAGCCCCTACGATGAATTTTTGAAAGCAGCCGGATGTTAA
- the LOC125577192 gene encoding protein SEMI-ROLLED LEAF 2-like isoform X2, producing MGVMSRRVLPACGNICFFCCPSLRVRSRHPVKRYKQMLADIFPRNQDAEPNDRKIGKLCEYASRNPLRIPKINEYLEHKCYRELRNGNIGSVKVVLCIYKKLLSSCKEQMPLFSCSLLSIVPTLLEQTKDVEVQILGCFTLVDFITLQTENSHMFNLEGLIPKLCQLAQEMGDDERLLRLRSAAMQALAIMVSFIGEHSQLSMDLDMIISVILENYMDLEMGQEDTNELNPVTDYNLEKNMENSKSASYWSMVCLCNIAKLAKETTTVRRVLEPLLSAFDSGDYWSPQKSVASSVLLFLQSRLEESGGNCHVLVSSLIKHLDHKNVTKQQGIQVNMVKVATCLVVHAKQGASGAMTAVIAELIKHLRKCLQNAAESDLSADETKQNSELQHALENCIAELSNKVGDAGPILDMLAVVLETISTNVLVARTTASAILRAAYIISVVPNVTYHKKVFPDALFHQLLLAMSHTDCETRVVAHNIFSVLLLGTLRLPWSDQHKETSDAVEESLNSDQYKDVNHTSLSSLKDVDGGIKSLCSLRLSSNQVNMLLSSLWIQATSTENTPANFEAMAGTYSTTTLFSLAKRSKHMALVWCFQLAFSLRNFSLNPNGGLQLSRRRSIFTFASYLLIFSAKISNIPELIPIVKESLTAQMVDPCLVLEGDIRLRAVCSGSETDDSDALNSSVIVTNDSRMKEIVINHFTSKFPTLSEEEQSNMRKEVNSDFCRDDAHPLVAPLFMDTAGSDSPLNQIELPAFEEVELPAIVAFEGISPGASGSQSGYTTTLSTNTNPVDVLSVNELLESVSETARQVASLPVSSLPVPYDQMMNQCEALMTGKQQKMSVLKSFKPEATKAITFPEDAEEEEVFLLKETEEANEDDQKALTVSQVQPQGQLASCSHGVEQNSFRLPPSSPYDEFLKAAGC from the exons atGGGGGTTATGTCGAGGCGGGTCTTGCCCGCCTGTGGTAACATCTGTTTCTTCTGTTGTCCTTCCTTGAGGGTTAGGTCTAGGCATCCCGTTAAACGCTACAAGCAAATGCTCGCCGATATTTTCCCTCGTAATCAG GATGCTGAGCCGAATGATAGAAAAATAGGCAAGCTTTGTGAGTATGCGTCAAGGAATCCTTTACGAATCCCAAAG ATCAATGAGTACCTTGAGCACAAATGCTACAGAGAATTGCGAAACGGGAACATCGGATCAGTTAAAGTCGTCTTATGCATTTACAAGAAATTGCTTTCATCATGTAAGGAGCAGAT GCCTTTATTTTCGTGTAGTTTGCTAAGCATTGTTCCCACTCTTTTGGAACAAACAAAAGATGTTGAAGTCCAGATCTTGGGTTGCTTTACCCTTGTTGACTTCATAACCTTACAG ACTGAGAACTCACACATGTTCAACTTAGAAGGTCTAATCCCAAAACTTTGTCAACTTGCTCAAGAAATGGGGGATGATGAAAGATTACTCCGATTACGTTCTGCAGCAATGCAGGCTTTGGCAATCATG GTATCTTTCATTGGTGAGCATTCACAACTATCAATGGACTTGGATATG ATTATTTCTGTGATTCTGGAGAATTATATGGATTTGGAGATGGGTCAAGAAGATACCAACGAACTTAATCCTGTGACTGACTATAACTTGGAAAAGAACAT GGAGAATTCGAAGAGCGCTTCATACTGGTCTATGGTTTGCCTCTGCAATATAGCCAAGTTAGCAAAGGAAACTACAACTGTTCGTCGTGTTCTGGAACCGCTTTTGAGTGCTTTCGACAGTGGTGATTACTGGTCTCCACAGAAGAGCGTCGCCTCTTCTGTTCTACTGTTTCTGCAGTCTCGTCTGGAAGAATCAG GAGGGAACTGTCATGTGTTGGTATCTTCTTTGATCAAGCACTTGGATCATAAGAATGTGACGAAGCAACAAGGTATTCAAGTTAACATGGTTAAGGTAGCCACATGCCTTGTGGTGCATGCTAAGCAGGGAGCTTCAGGAGCGATGACTGCTGTAATAGCTGAGTTGATTAAGCATTTGCGGAAGTGCCTGCAAAATGCAGCTGAATCGGATCTCTCTGCTGATGAAACGAAGCAGAACTCTGAGCTTCAGCATGCGTTAGAAAATTGCATTGCGGAGCTCTCAAATAAG GTTGGGGATGCAGGGCCTATTCTTGATATGTTGGCGGTGGTTCTTGAGACGATATCCACTAATGTATTGGTTGCTAGGACCACAGCATCAGCTATTCTCCGTGCTGCATATATAATATCAGTGGTCCCAAATGTTACTTACCACAAGAAA GTGTTTCCAGATGCCTTGTTTCACCAACTGCTCCTTGCGATGTCACACACAGATTGTGAAACTAGAGTTGTGGCACACAATATATTCTCAGTTCTGCTTCTTGGAACTCTTCGTTTGCCTTGGTCAGACCAACATAAGGAAACCTCAGATGCTGTTGAGGAATCCTTAAACAGTGATCAGTATAAAGATGTAAACCACACATCCTTGAGTAGCTTAAAGGATGTAGATGGTGGTATTAAG TCGTTATGTTCACTCAGACTCAGTAGTAATCAAGTGAATATGCTCCTTTCATCCCTATGGATCCAAGCAACTTCTACCGAGAATACTCCTGCGAATTTTGAGGCTATGGCCGGCACGTATAGTACCACTACTTTGTTTTCACTAGCAAAG AGATCAAAGCACATGGCTCTGGTGTGGTGTTTTCAGCTAGCATTCTCTCTTCGAAATTTCTCATTGAATCCAAATG GAGGTTTGCAGCTGTCTCGTAGAAGATCAATCTTCACGTTTGCATCATATTTGCTCATTTTTAGTGCCAAGATCTCCAATATTCCTGAGCTAATTCCAATAGTCAAAGAATCTTTAACTGCACAAATG GTTGATCCTTGTCTTGTGCTGGAAGGAGATATCAGACTTCGTGCTGTATGTTCTGGATCTGAGACAGATGATAGTGATGCTCTCAACTCTTCAGTGATTGTCACAAATGATAGTCGCATGAAGGAAATCGTCATCAATCATTTTACATCGAAGTTTCCGACATTATCCGAG GAGGAGCAATCAAATATGAGAAAGGAAGTTAACTCAGATTTTTGCCGAGATGATGCACACCCTCTTGTTGCACCATTGTTCATGGATACAGCTGGATCTGATTCTCCTCTTAATCAAATAGAACTTCCAGCTTTTGAAGAG GTTGAGCTTCCAGCAATAGTAGCATTCGAAGGAATTTCTCCTGGGGCTAGTGGGAGTCAGTCTGGCTACACAACAACGTTGTCCACAAACACTAACCCTGTAGATGTTCTGAGTGTGAACGAGTTGTTAGAATCG GTGTCAGAAACTGCTCGGCAAGTTGCAAGTCTTCCTGTTTCCTCGCTTCCTGTACCTTATGACCAGATGATGAATCAGTGTGAAGCTCTTATGACGGGTAAGCAGCAAAAGATGTCGGTTCTTAAAAGTTTCAAACCCGAAGCAACCAAAGCTATAACATTCCCTGAAGACGCTGAAGAGGAGGAAGTCTTTCTTCTCAAggag ACAGAAGAAGCTAATGAAGATGATCAGAAGGCACTCACTGTGTCACAAGTCCAACCTCAAGGCCAGCTCGCATCCTGCTCACACGGAGTGGAACAAAATTCGTTTCGGCTACCTCCTTCAAGCCCCTACGATGAATTTTTGAAAGCAGCCGGATGTTAA